The Shewanella zhangzhouensis genome has a window encoding:
- a CDS encoding MATE family efflux transporter, with product MMLSNITVPLLGLVDTAIMGHQSEAYYLGAVALGSTVFTLIVWLLGFLRMATTGLTAQAWGGNHGEAQKRILVQGLTLAVGAGLLVLLIQPVLLNTLLGWSDASAEVLQYCRDYFAIRIWSLPLALANLVMLGWLLGRQQPKVAMWQLILANLVNIALDFLFVFGFGWGVKGAALASVMADICAFSIAAFFTAKAWRTLACPSPLLHDILANLGQLLRLNRDIFLRSLCLQATFAFMTFKGAGLGDTTVAANAVLLNFLMLTSYALDGIAYYAEAETGAAIGRRDPAALDSTVALAFAWSAVFACLFSGGFALWGEWLTTVMTDITAVQQLANSFLPWLIAMPLLAFGSYLFDGVYIGATQGRVMRNSMLLSTIGVFFPLWWGFSDWGNHALWLAMGGFMLCRSLSLGWHFVRYRHGFVA from the coding sequence ATGATGCTGTCCAATATTACCGTGCCGCTGCTCGGTCTGGTGGATACCGCCATCATGGGTCACCAGAGTGAGGCCTATTATTTGGGCGCGGTTGCACTGGGGTCAACCGTGTTCACGCTAATCGTCTGGTTGCTGGGTTTCCTGCGGATGGCCACCACGGGCCTGACCGCCCAAGCCTGGGGGGGGAACCATGGTGAAGCCCAAAAACGCATTCTTGTGCAAGGGCTGACACTGGCGGTCGGCGCCGGGCTATTGGTACTGCTGATCCAGCCAGTCTTGCTCAATACGCTGCTGGGCTGGTCTGATGCCAGCGCAGAAGTACTGCAATACTGCCGCGACTACTTTGCCATTCGCATCTGGTCTCTGCCGCTGGCGCTGGCCAATCTGGTCATGCTTGGCTGGCTTCTGGGCCGCCAACAACCCAAGGTGGCCATGTGGCAGCTGATCCTGGCCAACCTGGTCAATATCGCACTGGATTTCCTGTTTGTGTTTGGCTTTGGCTGGGGTGTTAAAGGGGCCGCCCTGGCGTCCGTTATGGCTGATATCTGCGCCTTTTCCATCGCTGCATTTTTTACCGCCAAGGCCTGGCGAACGCTTGCCTGCCCATCCCCGCTGCTGCACGACATTCTGGCGAATCTCGGCCAACTGCTCAGACTGAACCGGGATATTTTTCTTCGCAGCCTTTGCCTGCAGGCCACCTTTGCCTTTATGACTTTCAAAGGCGCCGGTCTGGGAGACACTACAGTGGCAGCCAACGCGGTACTGCTTAACTTTTTAATGCTGACATCCTACGCACTGGATGGGATTGCCTACTATGCCGAGGCCGAAACCGGCGCCGCCATAGGGCGTCGCGACCCGGCCGCGCTCGATAGTACTGTGGCACTGGCATTTGCCTGGTCGGCGGTTTTTGCCTGCCTGTTCAGCGGTGGATTTGCCCTGTGGGGTGAGTGGCTGACGACTGTGATGACCGATATAACCGCTGTTCAGCAGCTCGCCAATAGCTTTCTACCCTGGCTGATAGCCATGCCCTTACTGGCGTTTGGCTCCTATCTGTTCGATGGCGTGTATATCGGTGCCACCCAGGGAAGAGTGATGAGAAACAGCATGCTGCTCTCAACCATCGGGGTATTTTTTCCACTCTGGTGGGGATTTTCCGATTGGGGGAATCATGCACTGTGGCTCGCCATGGGCGGCTTTATGTTGTGCCGCAGCCTGAGTCTGGGCTGGCACTTTGTGCGCTATCGCCACGGCTTTGTTGCCTGA
- a CDS encoding chemotaxis protein CheA: MDIDLSQFSQVFFEESIEGLAIMESELLKLDVAAPDPETINTIFRAAHSIKGGSATFGFMQVANYTHLLETLLDEIRDGRRQMQPDHVDMLLLSVDLLRGMFEALMSQAEFNDPKLSELELRLNHTLSNQPSQTQSVSSPQALSGSDSKALCWQIDFKAGADIMRCGNDPMLMFAELASKGTLTTELLPVSLPSWDDFDPEACYLHWRLRLTTDEPLEKLKEVFEWVEDECEISYQQMEAVPSADAPTEMLSPSPQAEIDAPAAAPEVIALAPEVQTLSTDKAAASQKQNAVAAKSGESSSIRVSTEKIDMLINMVGELVITQAMLGQIGQQDEINQESLLLLQQGLEQLASHTRDLQESVMQIRMLPISFAFNRFPRLVRDIGQQLGKKVELILKGEDTELDKTVLEKIVDPMVHLVRNSLDHGLESPELRLAQGKSETGTIMLNAYHQGGCIIIEIVDDGAGLNTRKILEKARQKGIVGPDEELSEEAIHQLIFKPGFSTADAVSDLSGRGVGMDVVKRNIHELNGSIELKSEAGKGSRFTIRLPLTLAILDGQLIRIGKHIYVVPLVSIYESLQVPTNRINRLSDGHELIRLRDEYLPVIKMYREFNHDADAREIKDGLVMVVDHNNEKTGLLVDELLAQQQVVIKSLEENYTRIPGISGATILGDGTVALIIDVAGLVKLAGIGSSNEHAA, encoded by the coding sequence ATGGACATAGATCTTAGCCAATTCAGCCAGGTGTTCTTCGAGGAAAGTATCGAAGGCCTGGCGATTATGGAGTCTGAGCTGCTGAAGCTGGACGTGGCCGCGCCGGACCCAGAGACCATAAACACTATCTTCAGGGCAGCACACTCCATCAAGGGCGGCAGTGCCACCTTCGGTTTTATGCAGGTGGCCAACTACACGCATCTGCTTGAAACTCTGCTTGACGAAATCCGCGACGGACGAAGGCAGATGCAGCCTGACCACGTTGACATGCTGCTGTTGTCGGTGGATTTGCTCAGGGGCATGTTCGAAGCCCTGATGAGCCAAGCCGAATTCAATGACCCCAAATTATCCGAGCTTGAGTTGCGGCTGAATCACACCCTGTCCAATCAACCAAGCCAAACGCAATCGGTTTCATCCCCTCAGGCACTATCAGGCTCCGACTCAAAAGCACTGTGCTGGCAAATTGATTTCAAGGCTGGCGCCGACATTATGCGCTGCGGCAACGATCCCATGCTGATGTTTGCTGAGCTCGCCTCCAAGGGCACACTGACGACCGAACTCCTGCCGGTTTCCTTGCCCTCATGGGACGACTTTGATCCCGAAGCCTGCTACCTGCACTGGCGCTTAAGATTGACCACAGACGAGCCACTGGAAAAACTCAAAGAAGTGTTCGAATGGGTCGAAGATGAGTGCGAAATCAGTTACCAACAAATGGAAGCGGTACCTTCGGCAGATGCCCCCACAGAGATGCTGTCGCCATCACCGCAAGCCGAAATTGACGCGCCTGCAGCAGCCCCTGAGGTCATTGCGCTGGCACCGGAGGTACAGACCCTCTCCACAGACAAAGCCGCAGCCAGCCAAAAACAAAACGCGGTTGCCGCCAAGAGTGGAGAAAGCAGCTCCATCAGGGTCAGCACAGAAAAAATCGATATGCTCATCAATATGGTGGGCGAGCTGGTGATCACTCAGGCCATGCTGGGCCAGATAGGCCAACAGGACGAAATCAACCAGGAGTCGCTGTTACTGCTGCAACAGGGGCTTGAGCAGCTGGCTTCCCATACCCGGGATTTGCAGGAAAGCGTCATGCAGATTCGCATGCTGCCCATCAGTTTTGCTTTTAACCGCTTCCCCCGCTTGGTCAGAGACATAGGTCAGCAGTTGGGTAAGAAAGTAGAGCTTATCCTCAAAGGTGAAGACACAGAGCTGGATAAAACCGTACTGGAAAAGATTGTCGATCCCATGGTCCATCTGGTACGAAATTCTCTCGACCATGGGTTGGAATCCCCCGAGCTCAGGCTGGCACAGGGTAAGTCTGAAACCGGCACCATTATGCTCAATGCTTACCATCAGGGCGGTTGCATCATCATCGAAATAGTGGACGATGGCGCCGGACTCAATACCCGCAAAATCCTCGAAAAAGCCCGCCAAAAAGGAATAGTCGGGCCCGATGAAGAATTATCGGAAGAGGCCATCCACCAGCTGATATTCAAGCCAGGCTTTTCCACCGCCGATGCGGTGTCAGATCTCTCCGGGCGTGGCGTGGGTATGGATGTGGTCAAACGCAATATTCACGAACTCAACGGCTCCATCGAACTGAAGTCCGAGGCGGGCAAAGGCAGCCGCTTTACCATTCGGCTACCCCTGACACTGGCTATTCTCGACGGCCAGCTTATCCGCATCGGCAAGCACATATACGTGGTGCCGCTGGTGTCCATCTACGAATCCTTGCAGGTGCCCACCAACCGCATCAATCGGCTGTCCGATGGCCATGAGCTTATCCGTCTGCGGGACGAATATTTACCGGTAATCAAGATGTACCGGGAGTTCAACCACGACGCCGATGCGCGGGAAATCAAAGATGGCCTGGTGATGGTAGTGGATCACAACAATGAAAAAACCGGCCTGCTGGTGGATGAACTGCTGGCGCAACAACAGGTTGTGATCAAAAGCCTGGAGGAAAACTACACCCGTATTCCGGGCATTTCGGGCGCCACCATACTGGGCGATGGCACAGTCGCACTCATCATAGACGTTGCCGGACTGGTCAAGTTGGCCGGTATTGGCAGCAGCAATGAACACGCCGCGTAA
- a CDS encoding protein-glutamate methylesterase/protein-glutamine glutaminase, which yields MIRVLIVDDSALVRQLLSHMLAQAEDIDVVGCAEDPYQARDMIKELNPDVITLDIEMPRMDGIAFLRNLMKLRPMPVIMISTLTEKGAAVTLEALSLGAVDFISKPKHDLTNKLLDYQDELLEKVRQAAVSRVRALSAPPPESESPGKLKNRVIAIGASTGGTEAIQRLISMLPANFPPVVIAQHIPAAFSASFAKRLDLNSQMQVVEAIGNEQLKVGNVYIAPGHAHLVIRRVGAHFRTAILDTDPVNRHKPSVDVLFNSVAEVAGRAAVGVILTGMGRDGAQGLLHMREQGAYTIAQDEDSSVVWGMPGSSVELGAVCEQLHLDKIAPKLLSLLKSD from the coding sequence ATGATAAGAGTACTCATCGTCGATGACTCTGCCCTGGTCAGGCAGTTGCTGAGCCATATGCTGGCGCAGGCAGAGGACATCGATGTGGTGGGCTGTGCCGAAGATCCCTATCAGGCAAGGGACATGATTAAGGAGCTCAATCCGGATGTGATAACTCTGGATATTGAAATGCCCCGGATGGATGGCATCGCGTTTTTGCGCAACCTGATGAAGCTGCGCCCCATGCCCGTCATCATGATTTCAACACTCACAGAAAAGGGTGCCGCCGTTACTTTGGAAGCCCTGTCGCTTGGGGCCGTGGACTTTATCAGTAAGCCCAAACATGACCTGACCAACAAACTGCTCGACTATCAGGATGAACTGCTGGAAAAAGTCCGCCAGGCCGCTGTCAGCAGGGTAAGGGCACTGTCTGCGCCACCACCTGAATCTGAGAGCCCCGGCAAGCTGAAAAACCGCGTAATTGCCATAGGTGCCTCCACCGGCGGCACAGAAGCCATTCAACGACTCATTTCCATGTTGCCGGCCAACTTCCCGCCTGTGGTTATCGCACAGCACATACCCGCCGCCTTCAGTGCTTCCTTTGCCAAGCGTCTGGACCTTAACTCGCAGATGCAAGTGGTTGAGGCCATTGGTAATGAACAATTAAAAGTCGGCAACGTGTATATCGCCCCGGGTCACGCCCATCTGGTCATTCGTCGGGTGGGTGCCCACTTTCGTACCGCCATTTTGGACACAGACCCGGTGAACCGCCACAAGCCCTCTGTGGATGTGTTGTTTAACAGTGTGGCGGAAGTCGCAGGCAGGGCAGCCGTGGGCGTAATTCTCACCGGCATGGGGCGTGATGGCGCCCAGGGACTGCTGCATATGCGGGAACAGGGGGCCTACACCATAGCCCAGGATGAAGACAGCTCTGTGGTGTGGGGCATGCCGGGCAGCTCCGTTGAGCTGGGCGCCGTCTGTGAGCAGCTCCATCTGGATAAGATTGCCCCCAAGCTGCTCAGTTTGCTCAAATCAGATTAG
- a CDS encoding CheR family methyltransferase, with translation MTQRDFEFIRELAYNQTGIVLPERKRHMVYSRLCRRLRALRIRSFFEYCGYLQQEPDEMGHFINALTTNLTAFFREKHHFHYLRDHLVPKWRQRRSRRLRVWSSACSTGEEPYSLAMTLEPFFPRSQWDLKILATDLDTNVLTKAEAGIYPPETLENLPPTLAEQYFTAQGGMAKVKDSVRDLVFFRQLNLLESWPMQGPFDAIFCRNVLIYFDNPTKKKIIQKFRQLLSDDGYLFIGHSETLHLISDDFDLIGQTIYKPRTGSISGLNGERK, from the coding sequence ATGACTCAAAGGGATTTTGAGTTCATTCGGGAGCTGGCCTACAACCAAACAGGCATTGTCTTACCTGAGCGGAAGCGCCATATGGTGTATTCCCGCCTTTGCCGTCGCCTGCGCGCCCTTCGGATACGCTCCTTCTTCGAATACTGTGGCTACCTGCAACAGGAGCCCGATGAGATGGGCCACTTTATCAACGCCCTGACCACTAATCTCACCGCCTTCTTTCGTGAAAAGCACCACTTTCACTATTTGCGGGATCATCTGGTACCCAAATGGCGGCAAAGGCGCAGTCGTCGTCTGCGGGTCTGGTCGTCGGCCTGCTCAACCGGTGAAGAGCCCTACTCTCTTGCCATGACCTTGGAGCCCTTTTTTCCACGCTCTCAGTGGGATTTGAAAATTCTGGCGACCGATTTGGACACGAATGTATTAACCAAGGCCGAGGCGGGGATCTACCCTCCAGAAACCCTCGAAAATCTGCCTCCAACACTGGCAGAACAGTATTTCACGGCTCAGGGCGGCATGGCCAAAGTGAAGGACTCGGTGCGGGATCTGGTGTTTTTTCGCCAGCTTAACCTGTTGGAAAGCTGGCCTATGCAAGGGCCCTTCGATGCCATTTTTTGCCGTAATGTACTCATTTATTTCGATAATCCGACAAAGAAAAAAATCATTCAGAAATTCAGACAGCTACTCAGCGATGATGGGTATCTCTTTATTGGCCATTCGGAAACCCTGCACCTGATTTCCGATGACTTTGATCTCATTGGCCAGACCATATACAAACCCAGAACAGGCAGCATTTCGGGACTCAACGGGGAGAGAAAATGA
- a CDS encoding methyl-accepting chemotaxis protein, with amino-acid sequence MDAGNKKLMGPAPFTLGGMVIVAVSLVLSLMGQSGNMVSAALVVALIVLGIGLSQGGPRVAEALAEIRQALRSHTRPKLGSYDIPGWQEFSEEFASFWDEQQKGRATLKALDICQANVMLADPNGEILYFNDSLRTTLSDAEADIRKELPNFDVSRLQGANMDSFHREPSHQRRLIAGLKSTYSAKIKVGTRTFSLIASPVFDEQHQRIATVVEWQDLTESLARQQAEEKLIRETNRIKQALDVCQANVMMADENNNIIYFNHSLKAMLTGNEEKLRESINRFDVSTLMGTNIDIFHKHPEHQRQLLAKLTSSYKARIKVAGLTFDLIATPVFDNGKRTGTVVEWSDITAQLAREEKERALAAENARIRQALDNVSSNTMVADADCNIIYLNDAVKKMFSIAQSDIVRDLPNFNSNKLMGANIDVFHKNPAHQRNLLANLTSTYTSQLKVGGRTFRIIANPINDTDGTRIGTVVEWADRTAETAIEHEIDGIIAAASSGDLSQRIATHDKEGFFLNLSNGLNSLVGIADNVISDVVDMFDGLAKGDLTRKINGEYQGQFGKLKADANATVSRLTEVLGGISESANTVTSGAEEIAQGNADLSQRTEEQAASLEETASSMEQMTATVKQSAENATLANTLAKEASTKADHGGKVVKQAVTAMEAINESSKRIADIIGVIDEIAFQTNLLALNAAVEAARAGEQGRGFAVVAGEVRNLAQRSAGAAKEIKELIRDSVNKVNDGTSLVNQSGNTLQEIVHAVSKVAEMINEISVAAEQQASGIQEVNKAVSQMDEMTQQNAALVEEVSAAGDAMAEQARNMRRQLGFFRTDVQASSAAPLALVAGGEKRPTKFKASKEEWHEF; translated from the coding sequence ATGGACGCAGGCAATAAAAAGCTGATGGGGCCAGCCCCATTTACCTTGGGCGGCATGGTGATAGTTGCCGTTTCTTTGGTACTCAGCCTGATGGGGCAATCCGGTAACATGGTCAGTGCCGCCCTGGTTGTTGCGCTGATTGTACTGGGTATTGGTTTAAGTCAGGGCGGCCCGAGGGTTGCTGAAGCGCTGGCAGAAATACGTCAGGCGCTGCGAAGCCATACCAGACCCAAACTTGGCAGTTACGATATCCCTGGCTGGCAGGAGTTCTCTGAAGAATTTGCCAGCTTCTGGGACGAGCAGCAAAAAGGCCGGGCCACCCTCAAAGCACTGGACATCTGCCAGGCAAACGTAATGCTGGCGGATCCCAACGGGGAAATCCTCTACTTTAACGACTCACTGCGCACCACACTGAGCGATGCCGAAGCGGATATTCGCAAAGAACTACCCAACTTTGATGTGAGTCGCCTGCAGGGTGCCAACATGGACAGCTTCCACCGCGAGCCATCCCATCAACGTCGTCTGATAGCCGGATTAAAGTCCACCTACTCCGCCAAAATCAAAGTCGGTACCCGGACCTTCAGCCTGATTGCCTCACCCGTGTTCGATGAGCAGCATCAACGAATCGCAACCGTGGTGGAATGGCAGGACCTGACCGAATCCCTGGCGCGGCAGCAAGCTGAAGAAAAACTGATCCGCGAAACCAACCGCATCAAGCAGGCGCTGGATGTTTGTCAGGCTAACGTGATGATGGCCGATGAAAATAACAACATCATTTACTTCAACCACTCCCTCAAAGCCATGTTGACCGGCAATGAGGAAAAACTGCGTGAATCCATCAACCGATTTGATGTTTCCACCCTGATGGGCACCAACATAGATATCTTCCACAAACACCCCGAGCATCAGCGCCAGCTGCTGGCCAAACTCACCAGCTCTTACAAGGCCCGTATCAAGGTAGCAGGCTTAACCTTCGACCTGATTGCCACTCCTGTATTCGATAATGGCAAACGCACAGGCACCGTGGTGGAGTGGAGCGACATTACTGCGCAATTGGCCCGGGAAGAGAAAGAACGGGCTCTCGCTGCCGAAAATGCCCGTATCCGTCAGGCGCTGGACAATGTATCGTCAAACACCATGGTGGCGGATGCAGACTGCAATATCATCTATCTCAATGATGCAGTTAAAAAAATGTTCAGCATTGCCCAATCCGACATTGTCAGGGACTTACCCAATTTCAACAGCAATAAGCTGATGGGTGCAAATATAGATGTGTTCCATAAAAACCCTGCTCACCAACGAAACCTGCTGGCCAACCTCACCAGCACTTACACCAGCCAACTTAAAGTCGGTGGTCGCACCTTCCGGATCATCGCCAACCCTATTAACGACACCGATGGCACCCGTATCGGGACTGTAGTTGAGTGGGCAGACCGCACCGCCGAAACGGCCATCGAGCATGAGATTGATGGCATCATCGCAGCCGCAAGCTCCGGCGATTTGTCGCAGCGCATCGCCACCCATGATAAAGAAGGTTTCTTCCTCAATCTCTCCAACGGCCTCAACAGCCTTGTCGGCATTGCCGATAACGTTATTTCCGATGTCGTTGATATGTTTGATGGTTTGGCTAAGGGTGACTTAACCCGCAAGATTAATGGCGAGTATCAGGGACAGTTCGGCAAGCTCAAGGCCGACGCCAATGCCACCGTCAGCCGTCTGACTGAAGTCCTTGGCGGCATCAGTGAATCAGCCAATACCGTCACCTCGGGCGCCGAAGAAATTGCTCAGGGTAATGCCGACCTGAGCCAGCGCACCGAGGAACAAGCCGCGTCACTGGAAGAAACCGCCTCCAGCATGGAGCAGATGACGGCCACCGTAAAACAGAGCGCCGAAAACGCCACCCTGGCCAACACCCTCGCCAAAGAGGCCTCCACCAAGGCAGATCATGGCGGCAAGGTGGTCAAACAGGCGGTCACCGCCATGGAGGCCATTAACGAATCCAGTAAGCGAATTGCTGACATCATAGGTGTTATCGACGAAATCGCCTTCCAAACCAACCTGTTGGCACTGAATGCGGCAGTAGAAGCCGCCCGCGCAGGTGAACAGGGCCGAGGCTTTGCCGTGGTGGCTGGTGAGGTGCGCAATCTCGCCCAACGCTCAGCGGGGGCGGCCAAGGAAATCAAAGAACTTATTCGCGACAGCGTGAATAAGGTCAATGACGGTACCTCGCTGGTGAACCAGTCCGGCAACACCCTGCAGGAAATCGTGCACGCCGTATCCAAGGTGGCTGAGATGATTAATGAAATCAGTGTCGCAGCCGAACAGCAGGCATCGGGTATCCAGGAAGTGAACAAAGCAGTGTCTCAAATGGACGAGATGACCCAGCAAAACGCCGCACTGGTGGAAGAAGTCTCCGCCGCCGGTGATGCCATGGCCGAACAGGCCCGCAATATGCGACGTCAACTCGGGTTCTTCAGAACCGACGTACAGGCATCCTCAGCGGCACCTTTGGCACTGGTCGCTGGCGGCGAAAAGCGGCCGACCAAATTTAAAGCCAGTAAAGAAGAATGGCACGAGTTCTGA
- a CDS encoding polysaccharide deacetylase family protein, which produces MHKVLLFICGLFSSLAQAAVVLQYHHVSETSPRVTSVTPAEFRSHMEFLAKNGFEVVPLTDLVTQIKRGETPPLRAVAISFDDGYQNIADNAVPILKEYGFPYTLFVSIAPMMEGHKGMMSEATLKQLAVEGAEIANHSYDHGHLVRHLEGEDEAAWLLRIKTQLLQTEAALTRIRGESTQPMLAYPFGEYNAALQSLVEELGMVAFGQQSGALGQYSSLTALPRFPVGGRYASLETLKEKLYSLPMPVATISPADPLLLQDWQPRMKVTLAEVADINKAGMRCFLPNQEAVSPRWLDDVSFEVQADKPLPPGRSRYNCTAPSKTQKGFYWFSQAWLRPNQDGSWPKEP; this is translated from the coding sequence ATGCATAAAGTGTTGTTGTTCATATGTGGTTTGTTCTCCAGCCTGGCTCAGGCGGCTGTGGTGTTGCAGTATCACCATGTCTCTGAGACCTCGCCCCGGGTTACCAGTGTGACGCCCGCCGAATTTCGCAGCCATATGGAATTTTTAGCAAAAAATGGCTTTGAGGTTGTGCCTCTGACTGACCTGGTCACCCAGATAAAACGGGGTGAAACGCCGCCTTTGAGAGCGGTCGCCATCAGTTTTGATGATGGTTATCAGAACATTGCTGACAATGCCGTTCCCATCTTAAAGGAATATGGATTTCCCTACACATTGTTTGTCTCTATCGCCCCCATGATGGAGGGACATAAGGGGATGATGAGTGAAGCGACTCTGAAACAGTTGGCAGTCGAAGGCGCCGAGATTGCCAATCACAGTTACGATCACGGCCATCTGGTACGGCACTTGGAAGGGGAGGATGAAGCAGCCTGGCTCTTGCGTATCAAGACTCAACTTTTGCAAACCGAAGCCGCACTGACCCGTATTCGTGGTGAATCGACACAACCCATGTTGGCCTATCCCTTCGGCGAATATAACGCTGCGCTGCAGTCTTTGGTTGAGGAGCTTGGGATGGTGGCATTCGGCCAGCAGTCAGGTGCGCTTGGGCAGTACAGTTCCTTAACCGCCTTACCGAGATTTCCCGTGGGGGGGCGTTATGCGAGCCTGGAGACCCTGAAAGAAAAACTGTACAGCCTGCCCATGCCGGTGGCGACCATATCGCCTGCGGATCCCCTGTTATTGCAGGACTGGCAACCGCGCATGAAAGTGACCCTGGCGGAGGTGGCCGATATCAATAAAGCCGGGATGCGGTGCTTTTTACCCAATCAGGAGGCGGTTTCACCACGCTGGCTGGACGATGTCAGTTTTGAGGTGCAGGCGGACAAACCACTGCCGCCGGGGCGCTCACGTTACAACTGCACCGCACCATCCAAAACACAAAAAGGATTTTACTGGTTTTCCCAGGCCTGGCTCAGACCCAACCAAGATGGCAGCTGGCCAAAAGAGCCCTAA
- a CDS encoding STAS domain-containing protein, producing the protein MSENTVELGSELTIRNIQPIYSQLADLLHQGRPVTLNAARLIKADTAGLQLLLCLQSHCVNSSIPLNWKGITTELVAQFKQMGMQLPGITSQA; encoded by the coding sequence ATGTCAGAAAACACAGTAGAGCTCGGAAGCGAGCTGACCATCCGCAACATCCAGCCTATCTACAGTCAGTTAGCCGATCTGCTGCATCAGGGCAGACCTGTCACCCTGAATGCCGCCAGGCTAATCAAGGCAGACACTGCTGGCCTGCAACTGCTGCTGTGCCTGCAGTCCCATTGTGTAAACAGTAGTATCCCACTGAACTGGAAAGGAATAACTACAGAACTTGTCGCTCAGTTCAAGCAGATGGGTATGCAACTTCCGGGAATAACCAGCCAAGCGTAA
- a CDS encoding chemotaxis protein CheW: MADISIEQVKQGNQQYLSFIMANEEYGVDILSVQEIRGWEPTTVLPNAPDYVKGVINLRGTIVPIIDLRQKFGIKTLEYGATTVVIVVKVTMDETQKVIGIVVDAVSDVFSIEEEEIRQAPDFGHGTDLRFIKGLANVQDKMVILLEINRLLGSAILPDPETLNRIIGNLEQQAQVMTA; this comes from the coding sequence ATGGCTGACATTTCCATCGAACAGGTCAAGCAAGGTAATCAACAGTATCTGAGCTTCATCATGGCCAATGAGGAGTACGGCGTGGACATTCTCTCCGTTCAGGAAATCCGCGGCTGGGAGCCCACCACTGTGCTGCCAAACGCCCCCGACTATGTCAAAGGCGTCATCAACCTGCGGGGCACCATAGTCCCCATCATAGATCTGCGGCAAAAGTTTGGGATAAAAACTCTGGAATATGGCGCTACCACCGTGGTGATAGTGGTCAAGGTAACCATGGATGAAACACAAAAGGTGATAGGCATAGTGGTAGATGCCGTATCAGACGTGTTCAGCATCGAAGAAGAAGAAATCCGCCAGGCCCCTGACTTTGGTCACGGCACCGACCTGCGGTTCATCAAGGGGCTGGCAAATGTGCAGGACAAGATGGTCATTCTGCTTGAGATCAACCGGTTACTTGGCTCCGCCATCTTACCGGATCCCGAGACACTGAATCGGATCATCGGCAATCTCGAACAACAAGCTCAGGTAATGACTGCCTGA
- a CDS encoding response regulator: protein MKKILAVDDSASMRQMVGFTLKTAGFDVTEACNGDEALKAAQAGQYDLVISDVNMPVMDGITLIRNLRTLPAYKFTPLLMLTTESGGDKKQEGRAAGATGWIVKPFNPEQLLATVRKVLG from the coding sequence ATGAAGAAGATTCTTGCCGTTGATGATTCGGCCTCAATGAGACAAATGGTGGGGTTTACGCTGAAAACCGCCGGATTTGATGTCACCGAGGCGTGCAATGGCGATGAAGCCTTGAAAGCGGCGCAGGCCGGCCAGTACGACCTGGTTATATCGGATGTGAATATGCCCGTGATGGACGGCATCACCCTTATCCGTAACCTGCGAACCCTACCTGCTTACAAATTCACCCCACTGCTGATGCTGACTACAGAATCCGGTGGCGATAAAAAGCAGGAAGGGCGGGCAGCAGGTGCTACAGGTTGGATTGTGAAACCCTTCAATCCGGAACAATTGCTGGCCACGGTGCGCAAAGTGTTGGGATAA
- a CDS encoding SCO family protein has product MKKSWMMAVFFLVGMGGLTLLINSGNSSDNQTPPTLDTGYLFPAPKPLPPFKLVDQQGQTFDNQRLIGKWSLIFLGYTSCPDICPTTMSKLAAAYPELNQENSLQVIFLSVDPARDTPTRLAQYAAFFHPEFLAVTGEHSELYSLTRSLGMVYTMVGDGPDYQVDHSASIVVISPKGERYAVFKPKSDGQSIPQIRNQALISDMRLIRHQY; this is encoded by the coding sequence ATGAAAAAATCCTGGATGATGGCCGTCTTCTTCCTGGTGGGGATGGGCGGTCTGACACTGCTGATAAACTCGGGCAACTCCAGTGATAACCAGACGCCACCCACACTGGACACGGGTTATCTGTTTCCAGCGCCCAAGCCGTTACCCCCTTTTAAACTGGTCGATCAGCAGGGACAAACCTTTGACAATCAAAGGCTCATTGGTAAGTGGAGCCTGATTTTTCTGGGTTACACCTCTTGCCCAGACATCTGTCCAACGACCATGTCAAAGCTGGCGGCGGCTTATCCTGAACTGAATCAGGAAAACTCGCTGCAGGTGATTTTTCTCTCTGTAGACCCGGCGCGGGACACGCCAACCAGGCTGGCCCAATATGCGGCCTTTTTCCATCCGGAATTTCTCGCCGTCACCGGAGAGCACAGCGAGTTGTATTCCCTTACCCGATCTCTGGGCATGGTGTACACCATGGTGGGTGATGGCCCCGACTATCAGGTCGACCACAGTGCCTCCATCGTTGTGATTTCACCCAAAGGTGAAAGGTACGCCGTATTCAAACCCAAGAGCGATGGCCAATCCATTCCTCAAATACGGAATCAGGCGCTGATTTCTGATATGCGCCTTATTCGTCATCAATACTGA